In the genome of Candidatus Saccharimonadales bacterium, the window GAGCTGCAGCTAATTCATCAACGGAAGGATTGTTTTCAACAGTAACCAAAATATTGGTTATGTTCTGGATCCGGTCGATGATATACTCTTTGGGATCTTGGTCTTGCATCTTGAACGATTTTTGTCTTAGTGCTTTTGCTTTACACTATCATACGCGTATCGAGTCAGTCAATAAATATTCCCAGAGGAGACTTTACAATCCTCCCCTGATAGCGTATAGTCTCCTCTTGAATTACGTCGCCTAACAAGGAAGAAACATGCCCATTATTAAGTCCGCGGTTAAGCGTATGCGACAGACCGCCACTCGTCGTTCACGAAACGTGCACACCAAGCGCGACCTTCGCGCTGCTTTGAAAGCTTTCGACGCCGCTCTTGCAGATCCTAAGGGTAAAAACGCCCCAGAAGCTCTTAACGAAGCCTTCAGTAAACTCGATACCGCCGTTAAGAAGAACGTCATCCACAAGAACGCTGCTGCTCGTCAGAAGTCTCAGCTTGCCGCTAAGGCTAAAGCCGCCGGAGTTAAGCAGACAGGTGCCTCTAAGCCTGCCGTGAAGAAGACGGCTGCCTCAACTACCGCCAAAAAGACGGCTACAAAACCGAAAAGCACAACAGAGAAAGAAACAGCTACACCCAAAAAGAGCACGACTCCTAAAGCGTAAAGCCGCCGGATCACCAGTCAGTTTTTGGAAGCAGGCACTAATCCTCTTATCCTTGCCATTTAACCATTTTTGTGTTATTATCTCCTCAAATGCTCCGAAGACCAAAACCACCACGCCAAATCTTCAGCACTGAGCCCGTCCCCCAACCTCGCCACCACGGAGTACGCTACAGCAGTTCAGGCAGGTACCAGCCCGCACCTGGCGGCCACGATCTCAGCGGAATACACGAAGTTATCGACGACGAAGAAGCCCGACGCCAGAGAGACCTGATTATGGCAAGAAACATGCGGAACGCAGGACTCGATAAAGCCAACCTGTTTGGCGCCCCGGGCATAGACCGCAGGCTAACCGCAGACGAGGTTGAGGAGCTCTTTGCCATGGGTAGAGCCGCACTTGACCTGGGACGTAGAGTTCTGCGCGGTGAGGTGCGACCTTTTTCTAGGGGTCATGGTCGACATTCCCGACTCGGGAGGCGTGCAACCCGAGAACTCGGTGGCAGCGTTCAGCCAGACCATCAAGCTCCCGATCGTCTGGAAGATTCTATCCGGCCGAATCGTAGGCAATCTTAAGTAGTGTCTGTTCGATAACCAGCCAAGGCTCTACCCCGCTTTTGAGACGTATATCTAAGTCGGCTACTTGATCGGCTAATGTCTTAACGGCTTTAGGTGTCACTTTCAAAGTCTGGAGTTTCTGAGTAACAAACGGTTTCAGCCCTGTCCGAGAGGCGATACTTCCGTCGTTCTTTTCGTTTGCCGCGCTGACCACAAGCGCCAATGCGTGAATCTGCCAGACCAACAGACCAAATAACTCGTATGGATCAGCAACAGCTCTTAGTTCAGCAACCATGCGTCGGCTCCTCTCTTCGTTGTGACTGAAGACGGCGTCGAGCACCTCAAATAGTCTGGCTTCGAGGTTTGGTACCACTAACACTTCTATCGATTCCTTAGAGATTACCTTATTAAAGGCGACCAGCTTTTCTAGTTCCTGAGTTAACTGCCATTGATCGGCTCCGACACGCTCCACGAGGAGCCTAGCAACTTGCGGGGTGATGCTTCCACCACGCTCCATAGCCCCTTTTACTACCCACCGACCAGCCGCATTTTCGTCTAAAAGGTT includes:
- the holA gene encoding DNA polymerase III subunit delta, translating into MRNTNSKDRGGWAGDTHLSSLPAINEEDEMIVTLCGANSYEVEQQRKAVEDDFIKQHGPDSIIRLAGENTDINELRGAVQSTNLFALSTMVILSGPSLNKNLFMALEGLLESVPDSTTLVVVDGILDKRTRIFKLLQTKTDFREYNLLDENAAGRWVVKGAMERGGSITPQVARLLVERVGADQWQLTQELEKLVAFNKVISKESIEVLVVPNLEARLFEVLDAVFSHNEERSRRMVAELRAVADPYELFGLLVWQIHALALVVSAANEKNDGSIASRTGLKPFVTQKLQTLKVTPKAVKTLADQVADLDIRLKSGVEPWLVIEQTLLKIAYDSAG
- the rpsT gene encoding 30S ribosomal protein S20 is translated as MPIIKSAVKRMRQTATRRSRNVHTKRDLRAALKAFDAALADPKGKNAPEALNEAFSKLDTAVKKNVIHKNAAARQKSQLAAKAKAAGVKQTGASKPAVKKTAASTTAKKTATKPKSTTEKETATPKKSTTPKA